TCGGTTCCATGCCGGGTGAAATCCACTGCCTTGCTGACGAGCCGGTCCGGCGCTGCTAGGGATCGTCCATGGATTCCAAGCAGCACCTCTATCTCGTCGACGGCTCGGCCTATATCTTCCGCGCCTATCACCGCCTGCCGCCGCTGACCAACCCGGAAGGGACGCCGGTGGGTGCGGTCTACGGCTATACGACGATGCTGTGGAAGCTGGCCGAGGACCTCAATAAGGCGGACGGCCCCACTCACCTCGCGGTGATTCTCGATGCCTCCAGCAAGTCGTTCCGCAATGACATCTATGCGGACTATAAAGCCAACCGCCCGCCCCCGCCGGAGGATCTGGTTCCGCAGTTCCCGCTGATCCGCGATGCCACGCGCGCCTTCTCGCTGCCCTGCATCGAGGAACTGGGCTACGAAGCGGACGACCTCATCGCCTCCTACGCCCGCGCCGCCACCGCCCAGGGCTGGGACGTGACGATCGTGTCGTCCGACAAGGACCTGATGCAGCTGGTGGGCAAGTGCGGCATCGGCGGCGGCTGTGTCGACATGCTGGACACGATGAAGAACCAGCGCATCGACATTCCCGAAGTGCTGGAAAAATTCGGCGTCGCCCCCGACAAGGTCGGCGACGTGCTGGCGCTGATGGGCGATGCGGTGGACAACGTGCCGGGCGTCTACGGCGTCGGCCCCAAGACCGCGACCAAGCTGATCCAGGACTACGGCGATCTCGAATCCGCGCTCGCCGCCGCTCCGGCGATGAAGAAGTCCAAGCTGCAGGAGCGCCTCATCGAGCAGGCCGAGCAGGCCCGCCTTTCCAAGGTGCTGGTCACGCTCAAGGAAGACTGCGCACTGCCGATGGCGCTGGACGATTTCAAGCTGGTCGCAATCCCGCCCGAACCGCTGGCTGCGTTCCTGGGTTTCCACGGATTCACCAGCCTGCTCAAGCGCCTCGACCTCGGTTCGGGCAGCCCCGAGCGGGCGACCCAGCTCAATCCGGCCAAGGCGGTTGCCGCCGGCGCGAAGGCCGATGCGGGCGGTGGCGGCGGGATCGCAGGCGCCTCGCGCCAGCCCTTGCCGGAATGGCCCGTGGTGGACCGCACCGCTTATGAATGCGTGACGACGGTGGCCCAGCTGGACGAGTGGATCGCGCGCGCCGCCGCCGCGCGCCTTGTCGCGGTGGATACCGAGACTTCCGCGCTCGATGCGATGCGCGCTGACCTTGCGGGGATCAGCCTTGCGGTCGGCGCCAATCAGGCCTGCTACATCCCGCTGGGGCACGGCGGCACCGACATGTTCGCCGAGAAGCCCGAGCAAGTCCCGCTGGCCGAAGCGCTGGCTCGGCTCAAGCCGCTGCTGGAAAGCGATGCGGTGCTCAAGGTCGGCCAGAACATCAAGTACGACCTCAACGTGCTGGCCCGCCACGGCATCGAGGTTTCGCCGGTGGACGACACGATGATCGTCAGTTTCTGCCTCGACGCCGGGCGCTCGCTCGACGGGATCGGCGGCGGTCACGGCATGGATGAGCTGTCGCAGCGCCACCTTGCGCACACCACGCTGACCTTCAAGGAAATCTGCGGCACCGGCAAGAAGGCGATCCCCTTCGGCGAAGTGCCGCTGGACCGCGCGACCCAGTACGCTGCGGAAGACGCCGATGTCACATGGCGCCTGCACAGCGCGCTCAAGCCGCGCCTTTCTTACGAAGGCGGCACCCGCATCTATGAGCGGGTCGATCGCCCGCTGATCCCGGTGGTGGCGCAGATGGAACGCCACGGCATCAAGGTGGACCGTGAAAAGCTGGCCGGTCTTTCCAGCCAGTTCGCCGAAGCCATCGGCGCACTGGAGAAGGAAATCTTTGCCAAGGTCGGCCAGGAATTCACCATCGGCAGCCCCAAGCAGTTGGGCGATATCCTGTTCGACAAGCTGGGGTACAAGGGCGGCAAGAAGGGCAAGAGCGGGCAGTATTCCACGGATCAGTCGATCCTCGAAGGTCTGGCCGGGCAGGGCGCCGAAGTGGCAACGCAGGTTCTGGAATGGCGCCAGCTGTCCAAGCTGCGCTCCACCTACACCGAGGCGCTGCAGGCGGCGATCAACCCCGCCACGCAGCGCGTCCACACCAGCTACAGCCTTGTCGGCGCGCAGACCGGACGCCTTTCGTCCACCGATCCCAACCTGCAGAACATCCCGATCCGCACCGAGATCGGCCGCCAGATTCGCGACTGTTTCGTGGCGGATACCGGCAATGTCCTGCTTTCGGCCGACTATTCGCAGATCGAGCTGCGCCTTGCCGCGCACATGGCCGACGTGCCCAGCCTCAAGGAAGCCTTCGCGAACGGCGAGGATATCCACTCGCGCACGGCGATGGAGATGTTCGGCGTGGTCGACCGCGATACGCGCGGGCGGGCCAAGACGATCAACTTCGCGATCCTCTACGGCATCTCGCGCTGGGGCCTTGGCGGTCGGCTGGGAGTCCCGGCGGATGAGGCGCAGGCGATGATCGACCGCTATTTCGAACGCTTCCCGGGCATCCAGCGCTACATCCACGAGACGCTGGAGAGCGTGCGGACCAATGGTTATTCGGAAACGCTGTTCGGCCGCAAGACGTGGTTCCCGCGCGTCAACTCCAAGAACCAGGCCGAGCGGCAGGGTTCCGAGCGCGCCGCGATCAACGCGCCGATCCAAGGTACCAGCGCCGATATCATCAAGCGTGCCATGGTCCGCATGAACCCGGCACTGGCCGAGGCGGGCCTAAGCCATGTGCGGATGCTGCTGCAGGTGCACGATGAACTGGTGTTCGAACTGCCCGAGGGCGATGTCGACGCCGCCAAGCCGGTGATCGAGCGGGTGATGGCCGAAGCGGCGACGCCTGCGGTGAGCCTCGACGTGCCGCTGGGCGTGGAGATCGGCTTCGGCGCAAGCTGGGGCGCAGCGCACTGACAGGCCGGTGTAGCTGCCAGCAGGGATGAGGGAGGGGGCGGTCCCCCTCCCGGGGGGGATCAGACAAGAGGCATACCGCCCTTTCGATACGATACACCGAATAATGCGATGAAACTGCTGCACTGCAGCAATGTTCATATTCTCATGATCGACTTTATCGAACGCCACGTCACGGGCTTGCCCGACTGGGCCGAGTCGCCTGTTCTCGCATTGCTGGCCGCCGCGATCGGCATGGTGATTGCGCTTCTGTGCCATGCGCTGCTGTTCCGCATATTGAGCCGTATCGCGCGGGCCAGCGCCAGCGAGTCGGACGATATCGTCGTCAACCGCCTGACCCGGCCCACGCGCTGGGCTTTCGTGGCGTTTGGCGTGATCTTCGCCGCGCGTGAAACGCCCGCGCTGGAGGCGGTGTGGTCACGCTTCTCCGGCTTCATCATGCCGCTGCTGACCGGCTGGATCGCCATCGCCGTGCTCAACGCCTTCGTCGAGGCGATGATCGTGCGGGCCGACATCACGGTCGAAAACAATCGCAACGCGCGTCGCCGCCGCACGCGCCTGTCGATCTTCGCGCGCATCGGCACCTTCCTCATCGTGTTCCTGACGATCGCCGGCATGCTCGCCTCGATACCGGGCGTGCGCGAGGTGGGGGTGACGCTGATGGCGTCGGCGGGCGTTGCCGCGCTGGCAGTGGGCGCTGCAGCCCAGCCAGCGCTCAAGGCGCTCATCGCCGGCTTCCAGATGGCGATGACCGAACCGATCAGCATCGACGACGTCATCATCCTGGATGGCGAATGGGGCCGGATCGAGGACATCCGCACCACTTATGTCGTGGTGCGATTGTGGGACGACCGGCGGCTGGTGGTGCCATCGAACCGCTTTCTGGAAGACACCTTCCAGAACTGGACCAAAACCACCTCGCAGTTGCTGGGCACGGTTTTCCTCTACCTCGACCATGCCGCCGACATGGGGCCGATACGCGCGGAATATACCCGCCAGATCACCGCGCATCGCCTTTGGGACAAGCGCGCCCAGATCCTGCAGGTGACCGATTGCCGCGATGATACGATCGAGGTCCGCCTGCTGATGAGCGCGCGCGATGGCCCCACCCTGTTCGACCTGCGCTGTGAACTGCGCGAGGGCATGATGGACTGGATCCGCCGCGAAATGCCCGAAGCACTGGCGCGGCGGCGCCAGATTCAGGTCGCTCCCATGGAGCTTGCCGCTGCGCCTTCGATGGTCGAAGCGATGTTGGGAAGCGCTGGAACGAACGGCGCTGGGGGCGGCCGAATTAATTAAAGCTGGGTTTAATTCGCCAATTGTGGTAATGGAACAGCCGCTGACGTCGAATTTTGCGACGGTTTTCGGCAATATTGGGACTTTGCGCCGGAATAAACTTCCTGCAATTCCTCCTTCTTGCGACGATTTCCTTTCACTAGACGACTTGACGCACGACCGGCGTTGCACTTGCGCGCCACCACTACCGTTTCTTGAAAGGGAACAGACATGCCGACCGGCACCGTGAAATTCTTCAACGCCGATAAGGGCTATGGCTTCATTTCTCCCGAAGATGGCGGCCAGGACAGCTTCGTGCACATCTCCGCCGTACAGACCGCAGGCATGCGCACTCTGGAGAAAGACCAGCGCGTTGATTACGAAGTCGAAGTGGGCCGGAACGGCAAGGCTTCGGCGGTCAACCTGCGCTCGGCCTGACGCGGACGTTTTTCCGGGGTGGCGGGCCTTGCTCGCTCCCCGGCGTTCAGAAATTCGTCAGGAGTCCAAGCATGTCATTCAGCCGTGAATTCTGTGACGGCCGTGCAGCGGAAGCTGCCCTGGCTGCAGACACTGCTAAGCTCGACAACGTGCGCGATCGCGAACGGCGATCCGAAGCCGCATGGCGTACAATGTCCGAGCGTATCCGCCAGACAGAAGAAGCCCGCGTTGCCAAGGAAGCAGCACGCGTGGTCGATTGACCGAGCGGCGCTTTTTGGCTGGATCGCTGCGGCATAGTGCTGATCCAGCATCGTAAAACGTTATCGCGCGCCAGGCGAAGCTGGCCAATTGGGCGTAAAGCCGCAGTTGGCCAGCTTCGCCTGGCGCGCGATGATGATTCTAACGGTTAGGGGTGGTTGAGAAGACCGCCTGAGGGGCCGGTGATCTCGAGGCCCTTTCCCGGCCGAAGCACGGGAAAGGGGTGTACCTCTCGTTTTTTTTTTAGCCTTTAGTCGACCATCGCGGCGACCAGGTGACGAAGGTCTTCCCTGGTCAGGAGGCCCGGGCCGGACTTCCGCATGGAAGCAGGCAGGGCCATGTCGCACGCGAAGGCACTGGGAATAAAGGCGTTGGTCTTGGGGCGGTCCGAGCCGCCCATGATCGTTGTATGCATGATATCCTATAATCGCGGCAATGGGCCGCTGGTTCCTATCGTCTGAAATTACCGCGTCGTTGGCCCGGAGGACCACCCTGGCCGGGTGTGCGCTCACGAAACACGATGCGACCCTTGGTGAGGTCGTACGGGGTCATTTCGACGTGGACACGGTCGCCGACGACCGAACGGATGCGAAACTTGCGCATCTTGCCGGCAGTGTAGGCGATGATCTTGTGTTCGTTGTCGAGCAGTACGGCAAAGCGTCCATCGGGGAGGATTTCCTCGATGTAGCCTTCCATCGTAAGCAGTTCTTCCTTGGCCAAGTCTTCTATTCCGAAAAAAGCGTTGCCCCCTGCCGACCGTGCTGTTGCAAAGTCAGCCTTGAGAGCCAAGCAGCTAGAAAAGGGAGGCGACACCGCGTGAAGCGGCTGCACAAATGTCCCGTCGCAGGCGACGCAGCGACATGCATATAGAGCGTACTCGCGAAAATTGCAACTTCCACGATAAGGATTGGCTCAGAAACTGGCGCGGAGTGTACGCGCCTAGGCAGCTTGCCGTAAATGGCGTATGCTGACCATATTGCCGAGACGTTTTTGCACATCGGCGACTGAGAGACCTTTCGAGCTCCCGCAATCAGGAGCGCCGCCATGGACCTGGACCAGCCTCTTCTACCCAACCGGCTGGGCCTGCTGCGCCAGTTAGATGCTGGCCGTGGGTGGCTCCATTTTCTCGTTCATTCACAACCAGATTTCAGGGGCCGGGTTTCATGAGAACGCCACTGGCCGCTGTCATGACTCCGTTTTTGGGCCAGTTTCCAGGTCAGCCTTGCGATTCGCCGTACGGCGGCACGCTATCACTCTTCTTGAGGACAATGCATGACAGACACTGAAGACGAAGATAGCCCCGAGACCAAGCCCCGGCGCACGCATTTCCGCCGGTCCGACGGGCCCAAGCTGACGCCGGATGCGGCCAGCCGGCAGGGCGCCGTAACCAAGCTGGCATTCGAGATGCTGGGGAAGGATGGGGCGATTGCCTATCTCAACCTCGACAGCGAAAGCCTTGGCGGACGCCCGCTCGATCTCGCCACGGCGTCGGTCGATGGGTTGAAGCGGGTCGAGAGCGACCTTGCCGCGCGGCGGGCAGGCGTGGGCGCGTAAAAGCGGCCTGAGTTCCTCCCCGAGACAAACTCGGGGAGGAACCGTTCCTGTCAGTCGCCGTGCTTCCTCTCACGAGTAGGCGCGACCATGCCCGGCGCGATGAAGCCGATTGGCGTCACTTCCATGGCGCGCTTCTTCAGCTCGCCCTTCATGCGCATGTATTCGGATTCCATTTCCTCGGTAACCGTGGCGCGGCTGTCTTCCAGCGCATCCTCGAAGTCTTCGGCAGTCACCTGCTCCACTGCCGCACCGCGCTTGCGGATGGCGATCAGGCCGGCGCGGCGGACCACGTCTTCCAGATCCGCGCCAGTGAAGCGTTCGGTACGGGCGGCGATGCTGGCGAGGTCGACGTCGCCTGCCAGCGGCATCTTGCCGGTATGGATGCCCAGGATATGCTCGCGCCCCGGCGCATCGGGGGTGCCGACATAGACCAGTTCGTCGAACCGGCCCGGACGCAGCAGTGCCGGGTCGACCAGCGCCGGGCGGTTGGTGGCGCCCACCAGCACGACCGACTGCAGTTCCTCCATCCCGTCCATCTCGGCGAGGATCGTGTTGACCACGCGGGCCGTCACCTGCGGTTCGCCGCCGGCGCCGCCCATGCCGCGCGCGGGCACCAGGCTGTCGATCTCGTCGATGAAGATCACGCAAGGCGCTACCTGCCGAGCGCGGGCAAACAAGCGGGCGATCTGCTGTTCGCTTTCGCCGTACCACTTCGAGAGCAGGTCCGAGGACTTGATCGAGATGAAGTTCGCTTCGGCCTCCTTGGCGACGGCCTTGGCCAGCAGGGTCTTGCCAGTGCCCGGCGGGCCGTAGAGCAGGAAGCCCTTGGCTGGACGGATGCCCAGCTTGTGGAATGCCTCAGGGGTCTTCAGCGGCAGCTCGATGCCTTCCTTCAGCTTGAGCTGCGCATCATCCAGACCACCGATGTCGGCCCACCCGATATTGGGGACCTGCACCATGACTTCGCGCATGGCCGATGGCTGGACGCGCTTGAGTGCAGCCAGGAAGTCCTCACGCGTGACCTGCAAACTTTCCAGCACTTCATTGGGGATCGTGCGCGCTTCGAGGTCGAGGCGCGGCATGATCCGGCGCACGGCTTCGATCGCAGCCTCGCGGGCGAGGGCGGCGAGGTCTGCGCCTACGAAACCGTGGGTAGTGCGGGCTAGTTCGCTAAGGTCCACCCGTTCGCCCAGCGGCATGCCGCGGGTGTGGATGCCCAGGATTTCGCGGCGACCGCTCTCGTCCGGCACGCCGATGACGATCTCGCGGTCGAAGCGGCCGGGGCGGCGCAGCGCCTCGTCGATCGCGTCGGGCCGGTTCGTGGCGGCGATTACGACGACATGGGCGCGGCTGTTCAGTCCGTCCATGAGCGTGAGCAGCTGTGCGACGAGGCGCTTTTCCGCCTCGCCGTGGACCTGATCGCGCTTGGGGGCGATAGAATCGATCTCGTCGATGAAGATGATCGCGGGCGCGGCCTTGGTCGCTTCCTCGAAAATCTCGCGCAGGTGCTTCTCACTCTCGCCGTAGCCGGAACCCATGATTTCGGGGCCGTTGATCGAGAAGAAGCTGGCTTCGCTTTCATTGGCGACGGCCTGTGCCAGGCGCGTCTTGCCGGTGCCCGGCGGGCCGTGGAGCAGCACGCCCTTGGGCGGCGCGACGCCGAGGCGCGTGAACAGTTCGGGATAGCGCAGGGGCAGTTCCACCATCTCGCGCAGCTGGCGGATGGTGTCGCCCATGCCGCCGACGTCGTCGTAATTGACGTCGCCGCGCGCATCGTGGGCTTCTTCGAAGACCTCGCGCAGTTCCACTTCGGTGCTTTCGTCGATGTGGACGATCCCGCGCGGCGTGGTGGAGACGACGTTGAGGCGGATCTGCGTCAGCGCATAGGCCGGCGTGTTGAACATACGGCTGAGCTGGGGCGGGATGTCCGCTACCTGCTGCTGGCCGGTGGTGGCGACAAGATCGCCCTGCACCATCGGGCGCCCGAAGAAGTTGCGTTTCAGCGCGGCGGCCGGACCCTGCAGGCGCATGTCCTTCTGCGCGGGCGCGAAGACCACGCGCTGGGCGGGGCGCGATTCGGCCTTGCGGACCACCACATGATCGCCCGAGCCGACTTCGGCATTGCCGCGCTGCAACCCATCGAGGCGGATGACCTGCAGCCCTTCGTCCTCGTCATAGGCCAGAACGGCGCGCGCCACGGTTACTGCCTTGCCGGTGATCTCCAGCACGTCGCCTTCCAGCGCGCCGAGTTCGGACAGTGCCCCGCGTGAGAGGCGGGCGATGCCCTGGCCGCTTTCTTCCTGGCGGGCGGCTGCGACCTGCAGCTTGACCGTGCGCTCGTCTGTTCTGGTGTCTGTATCCGCCATCGCGCTTTCCTTCTTCGGCCCTGTCCCTGATTTCCCCCGGCGGCAGATGCGCGTGGGCTGGATCGGGCGGCGAGATCGAAAGCTAGGTATCGGCTACCCGGTTTTCAAATGGCCCGATTGCAAACGAACCCCTGCGCGCAGCAGCGGTTCCAGTGAGTGACTGTGTAAAAGGCGACATGGGAAAGATCTGCGAGGCGCAGAAAGGTGTCCGGCCGATTGCTGGCGGGTACGTCTGCGCAAGGCAAAAAAAAGGCCCGGTCGTTGCCGACCAGGCCGTGGAAGTTTTGGGAGAGGATGCCTGAAAGGCACTGTCTGTATGACCCTGATCGCCTTTTTGTGCAAGTGCGAAGTGATGCTGAATTATTGCGAAAAGCGCAATCGAAGTTGCACAATGCTGCATGAATCAAGGAAAATGGCAAAAAAAGTCAAGAAATCCGCCTTGTATGATAATGAACCGATGTTCAGGTCCCGCATCGAAGCCGGACACGATCGTAACGCTGAGGCGATGGGCGCAAACGTTTGCCTGCTGCGACGCGCCATTTGCTTGCCAAGGTAAGCATCATCCCTTTCAAAAACGGCGCCGATCCCGTGAGGGACCGGCGCCGCTTGCGATTCTGTTGGATCATGTCCGGCGAATCATGTCCGGGGCTTTGCCTGTTCAGTGCGCCAGCAACAGGGTTGGTCCGCCGTCTTCGCCAAGAAAATAAGCGGTAACGCCGCCGAACAGGAACTCGCGCAGGCGGCTCTTGCCATAGGCGCCCATCACCAGCAGGTCGGCGTGCGCCTGGGCGACCGCGATGGCGAGCGTCTTTTCGGTCGAATCGCGGCGTTCGTGCTCTTCGTATTCAGCGTTGACGCCGTGACGGGCGAGGTAGCGCAGGGCGTCGGTGGCGGGGAAACCGCCCTTCTTTTCGATCACCGAGATCAGTTTCA
The DNA window shown above is from Novosphingobium sp. P6W and carries:
- the polA gene encoding DNA polymerase I yields the protein MDSKQHLYLVDGSAYIFRAYHRLPPLTNPEGTPVGAVYGYTTMLWKLAEDLNKADGPTHLAVILDASSKSFRNDIYADYKANRPPPPEDLVPQFPLIRDATRAFSLPCIEELGYEADDLIASYARAATAQGWDVTIVSSDKDLMQLVGKCGIGGGCVDMLDTMKNQRIDIPEVLEKFGVAPDKVGDVLALMGDAVDNVPGVYGVGPKTATKLIQDYGDLESALAAAPAMKKSKLQERLIEQAEQARLSKVLVTLKEDCALPMALDDFKLVAIPPEPLAAFLGFHGFTSLLKRLDLGSGSPERATQLNPAKAVAAGAKADAGGGGGIAGASRQPLPEWPVVDRTAYECVTTVAQLDEWIARAAAARLVAVDTETSALDAMRADLAGISLAVGANQACYIPLGHGGTDMFAEKPEQVPLAEALARLKPLLESDAVLKVGQNIKYDLNVLARHGIEVSPVDDTMIVSFCLDAGRSLDGIGGGHGMDELSQRHLAHTTLTFKEICGTGKKAIPFGEVPLDRATQYAAEDADVTWRLHSALKPRLSYEGGTRIYERVDRPLIPVVAQMERHGIKVDREKLAGLSSQFAEAIGALEKEIFAKVGQEFTIGSPKQLGDILFDKLGYKGGKKGKSGQYSTDQSILEGLAGQGAEVATQVLEWRQLSKLRSTYTEALQAAINPATQRVHTSYSLVGAQTGRLSSTDPNLQNIPIRTEIGRQIRDCFVADTGNVLLSADYSQIELRLAAHMADVPSLKEAFANGEDIHSRTAMEMFGVVDRDTRGRAKTINFAILYGISRWGLGGRLGVPADEAQAMIDRYFERFPGIQRYIHETLESVRTNGYSETLFGRKTWFPRVNSKNQAERQGSERAAINAPIQGTSADIIKRAMVRMNPALAEAGLSHVRMLLQVHDELVFELPEGDVDAAKPVIERVMAEAATPAVSLDVPLGVEIGFGASWGAAH
- a CDS encoding mechanosensitive ion channel family protein, yielding MIDFIERHVTGLPDWAESPVLALLAAAIGMVIALLCHALLFRILSRIARASASESDDIVVNRLTRPTRWAFVAFGVIFAARETPALEAVWSRFSGFIMPLLTGWIAIAVLNAFVEAMIVRADITVENNRNARRRRTRLSIFARIGTFLIVFLTIAGMLASIPGVREVGVTLMASAGVAALAVGAAAQPALKALIAGFQMAMTEPISIDDVIILDGEWGRIEDIRTTYVVVRLWDDRRLVVPSNRFLEDTFQNWTKTTSQLLGTVFLYLDHAADMGPIRAEYTRQITAHRLWDKRAQILQVTDCRDDTIEVRLLMSARDGPTLFDLRCELREGMMDWIRREMPEALARRRQIQVAPMELAAAPSMVEAMLGSAGTNGAGGGRIN
- a CDS encoding cold-shock protein, with product MPTGTVKFFNADKGYGFISPEDGGQDSFVHISAVQTAGMRTLEKDQRVDYEVEVGRNGKASAVNLRSA
- the infA gene encoding translation initiation factor IF-1; the protein is MAKEELLTMEGYIEEILPDGRFAVLLDNEHKIIAYTAGKMRKFRIRSVVGDRVHVEMTPYDLTKGRIVFRERTPGQGGPPGQRRGNFRR
- a CDS encoding CDC48 family AAA ATPase, which produces MADTDTRTDERTVKLQVAAARQEESGQGIARLSRGALSELGALEGDVLEITGKAVTVARAVLAYDEDEGLQVIRLDGLQRGNAEVGSGDHVVVRKAESRPAQRVVFAPAQKDMRLQGPAAALKRNFFGRPMVQGDLVATTGQQQVADIPPQLSRMFNTPAYALTQIRLNVVSTTPRGIVHIDESTEVELREVFEEAHDARGDVNYDDVGGMGDTIRQLREMVELPLRYPELFTRLGVAPPKGVLLHGPPGTGKTRLAQAVANESEASFFSINGPEIMGSGYGESEKHLREIFEEATKAAPAIIFIDEIDSIAPKRDQVHGEAEKRLVAQLLTLMDGLNSRAHVVVIAATNRPDAIDEALRRPGRFDREIVIGVPDESGRREILGIHTRGMPLGERVDLSELARTTHGFVGADLAALAREAAIEAVRRIMPRLDLEARTIPNEVLESLQVTREDFLAALKRVQPSAMREVMVQVPNIGWADIGGLDDAQLKLKEGIELPLKTPEAFHKLGIRPAKGFLLYGPPGTGKTLLAKAVAKEAEANFISIKSSDLLSKWYGESEQQIARLFARARQVAPCVIFIDEIDSLVPARGMGGAGGEPQVTARVVNTILAEMDGMEELQSVVLVGATNRPALVDPALLRPGRFDELVYVGTPDAPGREHILGIHTGKMPLAGDVDLASIAARTERFTGADLEDVVRRAGLIAIRKRGAAVEQVTAEDFEDALEDSRATVTEEMESEYMRMKGELKKRAMEVTPIGFIAPGMVAPTRERKHGD